TCGCCCGCGAATTCGGTTTGCGCGACGACGTGATCGTGGCGGCCGGCGGCGGCGACAACGCCACGAGCGCGATCGGCATTGGCGCGACGCAGCCCGGCGACGGCTTCGTCTCGCTCGGCACGTCGGGCGTGCTGTGCGTGGTCGGCGACCGCTTCCGGCCGAACCCCGCTTTGGCCGTGCATGCGTTCTGCCACGCGATTCCCGACCGCTGGCATCAGATGAGCGTCGTGCTCTCGGCGGCGAGCTGCCTGCGCTGGGTCTGCAAGCTCACGGGCACGAACGAGCCCACGCTGCTCGCGGAAATCGAGCAACTCGCGCCGGCCACGCTCGGCGAAGCACCGATCTTCCTGCCGTATCTCTCGGGCGAGCGCACGCCGCACAACGACCCGTACGCGCAGGGCGTGTTCTTCGGCATGACACACGCCACCGACCGCGCGCTGCTCGGCTACGCCGTGCTCGAAGGCGTGACGCTCGCGCTCACCGACGGCCTCGACGCGCTCGCGGCCGCGGGCACCGAAGTCGGCGCGCTCTCGATGCTCGGCGGCGGCGCGCGCAGCGGCTACTGGGCGCAAATGGTCGCCGACGCGTTCGACACGCCCACGCGCCAGCACGGCGGCGGCGAAACCGGCGCGGCGCTCGGCGCGGCGCGGCTCGGCTGGCTCGCGGCGGGCGGCCATGCTGCCGACGTGCTGACCAAGCCGCCCATCGTCGCCGAATACACGCCGAACGCCGCGCGTCATGCGGCGCTGCGCGAGCGCCTTGGCGCCTACCGCGCGCTGTACCGGCATGTGCGGCCGCTGTTCGAGCCGTCGCGCGAGCGCCTCGTCTGACGCGCCTTTCGCCGCGAACGCCCCACTTTCGTCATCCCGCGAGCCCAGATTCACACCGTGCCCAAGTCCACCGAAAAACTCGATCTCGCGACCCGCGCCGCCTGGCTCTACTACGTGGCCGGCAACACCCAGAACGAGATCGCCGAAAAGCTCCAGGTGTCGCGCCCGGTCGCGCAGCGCCTCGTCGCGTTCGCGGTCGAGAAGAACCTGATTCGCGTGCGCGTCGATCATCGGCTCGCCGACTGTCTCGCGCTCGCGGATCAATTGTCGAAGCGCTACGGGCTTTCGGCCTGCGAAGTCGTGCCCGTCGACAACGACACGCCCGAGGAAATCGACCGCAAGCTGGCCGTGGCGGGCGCCCAGGTGATGGAGCGCTACCTCGCCGAAGAACGGCCGATGGTGGTGGCCGTGAGCAGCGGCCGTACGCTCAAGGCCGCCGTCGACCAGATCGCGCAGCTGGAGCGGCCGCAGCACCGTCTCGTGTCGATGGTGGGCGCGATCGCGCAGGACGGCTC
The Paraburkholderia acidisoli genome window above contains:
- the xylB gene encoding xylulokinase — its product is MYLGIDLGTSEVKVLLLAPEGRVIGTAGTPFVVSRPHARWAEQNPADWWDGTRRALAALRAAHPHEFAQVRGIGLSGQMHGAVLLDAEDRVLRPAILWNDMRAVDECAELTARAPQLHRIAGNLAMPGFTAPKLLWVARHEPDLFRQTACVLLPKDYLRLQLTGGKVSDPSDAAGTLWLDVAKRDWSDALLDACNMTRAQMPSLAEGSAPSGTLLPALAREFGLRDDVIVAAGGGDNATSAIGIGATQPGDGFVSLGTSGVLCVVGDRFRPNPALAVHAFCHAIPDRWHQMSVVLSAASCLRWVCKLTGTNEPTLLAEIEQLAPATLGEAPIFLPYLSGERTPHNDPYAQGVFFGMTHATDRALLGYAVLEGVTLALTDGLDALAAAGTEVGALSMLGGGARSGYWAQMVADAFDTPTRQHGGGETGAALGAARLGWLAAGGHAADVLTKPPIVAEYTPNAARHAALRERLGAYRALYRHVRPLFEPSRERLV